The nucleotide window TCCTAACGCCTAGCAAAGGTTTCGTCCAGAATTACGCTCATGAAAAAAGTCCGGCTCCGTTCAAGAGCCAAACTTTTCACCTCACTTTAGAACGCGCTTTTTTCTTTTCTAAATAGTCATTAAAAAAAGCAAAAAACAGCGTAATAATCCCTGCAACCAAGGTCGTGATTATCCAACCAATTTCCGAATCTCGAAAATACGGCACATGGGCAACGTAACCTAATAAGAATAATAAACTTGCCGCCAAAAGTAGCAAACCAACTACAAATACCGGTTTTTTCAATATTTTACGCATTGTTTTTAATAGTTTCAAAAGTCGTTTTATCAAGGCCGCGAATGAGTGTCGTAATCATTTCTTTCGCCGCCGCGTAATCATCCACGTGTAAAATCGAGTTAGACGAGTGGATATATCTAGCCGGAACACCAATTACCGCACTCGGAATTCCACTTAGTGATGTATGCACTTTACCAGCATCGGTTCCACCTGGCGAAACGAAATATTGGTATGGAATTTTATTCGTTTCAGCTGTGTCTAATAAAAATTCACGCATACCGCGATGCATAATCATCGTCCGGTCAAATATGCGCAATAAGAAACCTTGACCAATTTGGCCGAATTGCGATTTATTTCCAGTTGTATCGTTAGCAGGACTGGCATCTAACGCGAAGAATAAATCCGGTTTAATCATATTTGCACTTACACCCGCACCACGCAGACCAACTTCTTCTTGTACGTTCGCTCCAGCAAAAAGAGTATTTGGTAACGATTCACCTTTCAGTTCTTTCATAAGTTCAATCGCAAGACCTACGCCATAACGATTATCCCATGCTTTCGCTAAAATTTTCTTCGGATTTGCAAGCGGCGTGAATTCCGCTACCGGAA belongs to Listeria swaminathanii and includes:
- a CDS encoding M42 family metallopeptidase — translated: MEKETLAMFKELTELQGTSGDEHRIRAFMRKELEPVSDEIIQDGLGGIFGVRHGATDGPRVLVAAHMDEVGFMVTQITDNGLLRFQTIGGWNPQVLQAQRVQIMAPNGPVIGVVASVPPHLLSEAERSKPTDPKNLLIDIGADDKADAEKIGIKPGQFIVPVAEFTPLANPKKILAKAWDNRYGVGLAIELMKELKGESLPNTLFAGANVQEEVGLRGAGVSANMIKPDLFFALDASPANDTTGNKSQFGQIGQGFLLRIFDRTMIMHRGMREFLLDTAETNKIPYQYFVSPGGTDAGKVHTSLSGIPSAVIGVPARYIHSSNSILHVDDYAAAKEMITTLIRGLDKTTFETIKNNA